A genomic window from Phocoena sinus isolate mPhoSin1 chromosome 20, mPhoSin1.pri, whole genome shotgun sequence includes:
- the STAT3 gene encoding signal transducer and activator of transcription 3 isoform X4: MAQWNQLQQLDTRYLEQLHQLYSDSFPMELRQFLAPWIESQDWAYAASKESHATLVFHNLLGEIDQQYSRFLQESNVLYQHNLRRIKQFLQSRYLEKPMEIARIVARCLWEESRLLQTAATAAQQGGQANHPTAAVVTEKQQMLEQHLQDVRKRVQDLEQKMKVVENLQDDFDFNYKTLKSQGDMQDLNGNSQSVTRQKMQQLEQMLTALDQMRRSIVSELAGLLSAMEYVQKTLTDEELADWKRRQQIACIGGPPNICLDRLENWITSLAESQLQTRQQIKKLEELQQKVSYKGDPIVQHRPMLEERIVELFRNLMKSAFVVERQPCMPMHPDRPLVIKTGVQFTTKVRLLVKFPELNYQLKIKVCIDKDSGDVAALRGSRKFNILGTNTKVMNMEESNNGSLSAEFKHLTLREQRCGNGGRANCDASLIVTEELHLITFETEVYHQGLKIDLETHSLPVVVISNICQMPNAWASILWYNMLTNNPKNVNFFTKPPIGTWDQVAEVLSWQFSSTTKRGLSIEQLTTLAEKLLGPGVNYSGCQITWAKFCKENMAGKGFSFWVWLDNIIDLVKKYILALWNEGYIMGFISKERERAILSTKPPGTFLLRFSESSKEGGVTFTWVEKDISGKTQIQSVEPYTKQQLNNMSFAEIIMGYKIMDATNILVSPLVYLYPDIPKEEAFGKYCRPESQEHPEADPDSLMQFGNNGEGAEPSAGGQFESLTFDMELTSECATSPM, translated from the exons gGCATATGCGGCCAGCAAAGAATCACATGCAACTTTGGTGTTTCATAATCTCTTGGGTGAAATTGACCAGCAGTATAGCCGCTTCTTGCAAGAGTCCAATGTTCTCTATCAGCACAACCTGCGAAGAATCAAGCAGTTCCTTCAG AGCAGATACCTTGAGAAGCCAATGGAGATTGCCCGAATTGTGGCCCGGTGCCTGTGGGAAGAGTCCCGCCTCCTCCAAACTGCAGCCACTGCAGCCCAG CAAGGGGGCCAGGCCAACCATCCCACAGCCGCCGTGGTGACGGAGAAGCAGCAAATGCTGGAGCAACACCTGCAGGATGTCCGGAAGCGTGTCCAG GATCTagaacagaaaatgaaagtgGTAGAGAATCTCCAGGATGACTTTGATTTCAACTACAAAACCCTCAAGAGTCAAGGAG acATGCAAGACCTGAATGGAAACAGCCAGTCAGTGACCAGGCAGAAGATGCAGCAGCTCGAGCAGATGCTTACTGCGCTGGACCAGATGCGGCGA AGCATCGTGAGTGAGTTGGCAGGGCTTTTGTCAGCTATGGAGTACGTACAGAAAACTCTCACGGATGAAGAGCTGGCGGACTGGAAGAGGCGGCAGCAGATTGCTTGCATTGGAGGCCCTCCCAACATCTGCCTAGATCGGCTAGAAAACTG GATAACCTCATTGGCAGAATCTCAACTTCAGACCCGCCAACAAATTAAGAAACTGGAGGAGTTGCAGCAGAAAGTGAGCTACAAAGGGGATCCCATTGTACAGCACCGGCCAATGCTGGAGGAGAGAATTGTAGAGCTGTTTAGAAACTTAATGAAAAG tGCCTTCGTGGTAGAGCGGCAGCCCTGCATGCCTATGCATCCCGACCGGCCATTAGTCATCAAGACCGGTGTCCAGTTTACAACTAAAGTCAG atTGCTGGTCAAATTTCCTGAGCTAAATTATCAGCTTAAAATTAAAGTGTGCATTGACAA AGACTCCGGGGATGTTGCAGCTCTCAGAGG ATCCCGGAAATTTAACATCCTGGGCACAAACACGAAAGTGATGAACATGGAAGAGTCTAACAACGGCAGCCTCTCCGCAGAGTTCAAACACTTG ACCCTGAGAGAGCAGAGATGTGGTAACGGGGGCCGAGCCAACTGCGAC GCCTCCCTGATTGTGACTGAAGAGCTGCACCTGATCACCTTTGAGACTGAGGTGTATCACCAAGGCCTCAAGATTGACCTAGAG ACCCACTCCTTGCCAGTTGTGGTGATCTCCAACATCTGTCAGATGCCCAATGCCTGGGCATCCATCCTGTGGTATAACATGCTGACGAACAACCCCAAG AACGTGAACTTTTTCACCAAGCCCCCAATTGGAACGTGGGATCAAGTGGCCGAGGTGCTGAGCTGGCAGTTCTCCTCCACCACCAAGCGCGGGCTGAGCATCGAGCAGTTGACAACGCTGGCGGAGAAACTCTTAG gaccTGGTGTGAACTATTCAGGGTGTCAGATCACGTGGGCTAAATTTTGCAAA GAAAACATGGCCGGCAAAGGCTTCTCCTTCTGGGTCTGGCTGGACAATATCATTGACCTTGTGAAAAAGTACATCCTGGCCCTTTGGAATGAAGG GTACATAATGGGCTTTATCAGTAAGGAGAGGGAGCGGGCCATCTTGAGCACCAAGCCCCCAGGCACCTTCCTGCTGAGATTCAGTGAAAGCAGCAAAGAAGGAGGAGTCACCTTCACTTGGGTGGAGAAGGACATCAGCG GTAAGACCCAGATCCAGTCGGTGGAACCATACACCAAGCAGCAGCTGAACAACATGTCGTTTGCTGAAATCATCATGGGCTATAAGATCATGGATGCCACCAACATCCTCGTGTCTCCGCTGGTCTATCTCTACCCCGACATTCCAAAGGAGGAGGCGTTCGGAAAGTACTGCCGGCCAGAGAGCCAGGAGCATCCCGAAGCTGACCCAG ATTCATTGATGCAGTTTGGAAATAATGGTGAAGGTGCTGAGCCCTCAGCAGGAGGGCAGTTTG AATCCCTCACGTTCGACATGGAGCTGACCTCGGAGTGCGCTACCTCCCCCATGTGA
- the STAT3 gene encoding signal transducer and activator of transcription 3 isoform X5, with protein MAQWNQLQQLDTRYLEQLHQLYSDSFPMELRQFLAPWIESQDWAYAASKESHATLVFHNLLGEIDQQYSRFLQESNVLYQHNLRRIKQFLQSRYLEKPMEIARIVARCLWEESRLLQTAATAAQQGGQANHPTAAVVTEKQQMLEQHLQDVRKRVQDLEQKMKVVENLQDDFDFNYKTLKSQGDMQDLNGNSQSVTRQKMQQLEQMLTALDQMRRSIVSELAGLLSAMEYVQKTLTDEELADWKRRQQIACIGGPPNICLDRLENWITSLAESQLQTRQQIKKLEELQQKVSYKGDPIVQHRPMLEERIVELFRNLMKSAFVVERQPCMPMHPDRPLVIKTGVQFTTKVRLLVKFPELNYQLKIKVCIDKDSGDVAALRGSRKFNILGTNTKVMNMEESNNGSLSAEFKHLTLREQRCGNGGRANCDASLIVTEELHLITFETEVYHQGLKIDLETHSLPVVVISNICQMPNAWASILWYNMLTNNPKNVNFFTKPPIGTWDQVAEVLSWQFSSTTKRGLSIEQLTTLAEKLLGPGVNYSGCQITWAKFCKENMAGKGFSFWVWLDNIIDLVKKYILALWNEGYIMGFISKERERAILSTKPPGTFLLRFSESSKEGGVTFTWVEKDISGKTQIQSVEPYTKQQLNNMSFAEIIMGYKIMDATNILVSPLVYLYPDIPKEEAFGKYCRPESQEHPEADPGSAAPYLKTKFICVTPFIDAVWK; from the exons gGCATATGCGGCCAGCAAAGAATCACATGCAACTTTGGTGTTTCATAATCTCTTGGGTGAAATTGACCAGCAGTATAGCCGCTTCTTGCAAGAGTCCAATGTTCTCTATCAGCACAACCTGCGAAGAATCAAGCAGTTCCTTCAG AGCAGATACCTTGAGAAGCCAATGGAGATTGCCCGAATTGTGGCCCGGTGCCTGTGGGAAGAGTCCCGCCTCCTCCAAACTGCAGCCACTGCAGCCCAG CAAGGGGGCCAGGCCAACCATCCCACAGCCGCCGTGGTGACGGAGAAGCAGCAAATGCTGGAGCAACACCTGCAGGATGTCCGGAAGCGTGTCCAG GATCTagaacagaaaatgaaagtgGTAGAGAATCTCCAGGATGACTTTGATTTCAACTACAAAACCCTCAAGAGTCAAGGAG acATGCAAGACCTGAATGGAAACAGCCAGTCAGTGACCAGGCAGAAGATGCAGCAGCTCGAGCAGATGCTTACTGCGCTGGACCAGATGCGGCGA AGCATCGTGAGTGAGTTGGCAGGGCTTTTGTCAGCTATGGAGTACGTACAGAAAACTCTCACGGATGAAGAGCTGGCGGACTGGAAGAGGCGGCAGCAGATTGCTTGCATTGGAGGCCCTCCCAACATCTGCCTAGATCGGCTAGAAAACTG GATAACCTCATTGGCAGAATCTCAACTTCAGACCCGCCAACAAATTAAGAAACTGGAGGAGTTGCAGCAGAAAGTGAGCTACAAAGGGGATCCCATTGTACAGCACCGGCCAATGCTGGAGGAGAGAATTGTAGAGCTGTTTAGAAACTTAATGAAAAG tGCCTTCGTGGTAGAGCGGCAGCCCTGCATGCCTATGCATCCCGACCGGCCATTAGTCATCAAGACCGGTGTCCAGTTTACAACTAAAGTCAG atTGCTGGTCAAATTTCCTGAGCTAAATTATCAGCTTAAAATTAAAGTGTGCATTGACAA AGACTCCGGGGATGTTGCAGCTCTCAGAGG ATCCCGGAAATTTAACATCCTGGGCACAAACACGAAAGTGATGAACATGGAAGAGTCTAACAACGGCAGCCTCTCCGCAGAGTTCAAACACTTG ACCCTGAGAGAGCAGAGATGTGGTAACGGGGGCCGAGCCAACTGCGAC GCCTCCCTGATTGTGACTGAAGAGCTGCACCTGATCACCTTTGAGACTGAGGTGTATCACCAAGGCCTCAAGATTGACCTAGAG ACCCACTCCTTGCCAGTTGTGGTGATCTCCAACATCTGTCAGATGCCCAATGCCTGGGCATCCATCCTGTGGTATAACATGCTGACGAACAACCCCAAG AACGTGAACTTTTTCACCAAGCCCCCAATTGGAACGTGGGATCAAGTGGCCGAGGTGCTGAGCTGGCAGTTCTCCTCCACCACCAAGCGCGGGCTGAGCATCGAGCAGTTGACAACGCTGGCGGAGAAACTCTTAG gaccTGGTGTGAACTATTCAGGGTGTCAGATCACGTGGGCTAAATTTTGCAAA GAAAACATGGCCGGCAAAGGCTTCTCCTTCTGGGTCTGGCTGGACAATATCATTGACCTTGTGAAAAAGTACATCCTGGCCCTTTGGAATGAAGG GTACATAATGGGCTTTATCAGTAAGGAGAGGGAGCGGGCCATCTTGAGCACCAAGCCCCCAGGCACCTTCCTGCTGAGATTCAGTGAAAGCAGCAAAGAAGGAGGAGTCACCTTCACTTGGGTGGAGAAGGACATCAGCG GTAAGACCCAGATCCAGTCGGTGGAACCATACACCAAGCAGCAGCTGAACAACATGTCGTTTGCTGAAATCATCATGGGCTATAAGATCATGGATGCCACCAACATCCTCGTGTCTCCGCTGGTCTATCTCTACCCCGACATTCCAAAGGAGGAGGCGTTCGGAAAGTACTGCCGGCCAGAGAGCCAGGAGCATCCCGAAGCTGACCCAGGTA GTGCTGCCCCATACCTGAAGACTAAGTTCATCTGTGTGACACC ATTCATTGATGCAGTTTGGAAATAA
- the STAT3 gene encoding signal transducer and activator of transcription 3 isoform X1, with protein sequence MAQWNQLQQLDTRYLEQLHQLYSDSFPMELRQFLAPWIESQDWAYAASKESHATLVFHNLLGEIDQQYSRFLQESNVLYQHNLRRIKQFLQSRYLEKPMEIARIVARCLWEESRLLQTAATAAQQGGQANHPTAAVVTEKQQMLEQHLQDVRKRVQDLEQKMKVVENLQDDFDFNYKTLKSQGDMQDLNGNSQSVTRQKMQQLEQMLTALDQMRRSIVSELAGLLSAMEYVQKTLTDEELADWKRRQQIACIGGPPNICLDRLENWITSLAESQLQTRQQIKKLEELQQKVSYKGDPIVQHRPMLEERIVELFRNLMKSAFVVERQPCMPMHPDRPLVIKTGVQFTTKVRLLVKFPELNYQLKIKVCIDKDSGDVAALRGSRKFNILGTNTKVMNMEESNNGSLSAEFKHLTLREQRCGNGGRANCDASLIVTEELHLITFETEVYHQGLKIDLETHSLPVVVISNICQMPNAWASILWYNMLTNNPKNVNFFTKPPIGTWDQVAEVLSWQFSSTTKRGLSIEQLTTLAEKLLGPGVNYSGCQITWAKFCKENMAGKGFSFWVWLDNIIDLVKKYILALWNEGYIMGFISKERERAILSTKPPGTFLLRFSESSKEGGVTFTWVEKDISGKTQIQSVEPYTKQQLNNMSFAEIIMGYKIMDATNILVSPLVYLYPDIPKEEAFGKYCRPESQEHPEADPGSAAPYLKTKFICVTPTTCSNTIDLPMSPRTLDSLMQFGNNGEGAEPSAGGQFESLTFDMELTSECATSPM encoded by the exons gGCATATGCGGCCAGCAAAGAATCACATGCAACTTTGGTGTTTCATAATCTCTTGGGTGAAATTGACCAGCAGTATAGCCGCTTCTTGCAAGAGTCCAATGTTCTCTATCAGCACAACCTGCGAAGAATCAAGCAGTTCCTTCAG AGCAGATACCTTGAGAAGCCAATGGAGATTGCCCGAATTGTGGCCCGGTGCCTGTGGGAAGAGTCCCGCCTCCTCCAAACTGCAGCCACTGCAGCCCAG CAAGGGGGCCAGGCCAACCATCCCACAGCCGCCGTGGTGACGGAGAAGCAGCAAATGCTGGAGCAACACCTGCAGGATGTCCGGAAGCGTGTCCAG GATCTagaacagaaaatgaaagtgGTAGAGAATCTCCAGGATGACTTTGATTTCAACTACAAAACCCTCAAGAGTCAAGGAG acATGCAAGACCTGAATGGAAACAGCCAGTCAGTGACCAGGCAGAAGATGCAGCAGCTCGAGCAGATGCTTACTGCGCTGGACCAGATGCGGCGA AGCATCGTGAGTGAGTTGGCAGGGCTTTTGTCAGCTATGGAGTACGTACAGAAAACTCTCACGGATGAAGAGCTGGCGGACTGGAAGAGGCGGCAGCAGATTGCTTGCATTGGAGGCCCTCCCAACATCTGCCTAGATCGGCTAGAAAACTG GATAACCTCATTGGCAGAATCTCAACTTCAGACCCGCCAACAAATTAAGAAACTGGAGGAGTTGCAGCAGAAAGTGAGCTACAAAGGGGATCCCATTGTACAGCACCGGCCAATGCTGGAGGAGAGAATTGTAGAGCTGTTTAGAAACTTAATGAAAAG tGCCTTCGTGGTAGAGCGGCAGCCCTGCATGCCTATGCATCCCGACCGGCCATTAGTCATCAAGACCGGTGTCCAGTTTACAACTAAAGTCAG atTGCTGGTCAAATTTCCTGAGCTAAATTATCAGCTTAAAATTAAAGTGTGCATTGACAA AGACTCCGGGGATGTTGCAGCTCTCAGAGG ATCCCGGAAATTTAACATCCTGGGCACAAACACGAAAGTGATGAACATGGAAGAGTCTAACAACGGCAGCCTCTCCGCAGAGTTCAAACACTTG ACCCTGAGAGAGCAGAGATGTGGTAACGGGGGCCGAGCCAACTGCGAC GCCTCCCTGATTGTGACTGAAGAGCTGCACCTGATCACCTTTGAGACTGAGGTGTATCACCAAGGCCTCAAGATTGACCTAGAG ACCCACTCCTTGCCAGTTGTGGTGATCTCCAACATCTGTCAGATGCCCAATGCCTGGGCATCCATCCTGTGGTATAACATGCTGACGAACAACCCCAAG AACGTGAACTTTTTCACCAAGCCCCCAATTGGAACGTGGGATCAAGTGGCCGAGGTGCTGAGCTGGCAGTTCTCCTCCACCACCAAGCGCGGGCTGAGCATCGAGCAGTTGACAACGCTGGCGGAGAAACTCTTAG gaccTGGTGTGAACTATTCAGGGTGTCAGATCACGTGGGCTAAATTTTGCAAA GAAAACATGGCCGGCAAAGGCTTCTCCTTCTGGGTCTGGCTGGACAATATCATTGACCTTGTGAAAAAGTACATCCTGGCCCTTTGGAATGAAGG GTACATAATGGGCTTTATCAGTAAGGAGAGGGAGCGGGCCATCTTGAGCACCAAGCCCCCAGGCACCTTCCTGCTGAGATTCAGTGAAAGCAGCAAAGAAGGAGGAGTCACCTTCACTTGGGTGGAGAAGGACATCAGCG GTAAGACCCAGATCCAGTCGGTGGAACCATACACCAAGCAGCAGCTGAACAACATGTCGTTTGCTGAAATCATCATGGGCTATAAGATCATGGATGCCACCAACATCCTCGTGTCTCCGCTGGTCTATCTCTACCCCGACATTCCAAAGGAGGAGGCGTTCGGAAAGTACTGCCGGCCAGAGAGCCAGGAGCATCCCGAAGCTGACCCAGGTA GTGCTGCCCCATACCTGAAGACTAAGTTCATCTGTGTGACACC AACGACCTGCAGCAATACCATTGACCTGCCGATGTCCCCCCGCACTTTAGATTCATTGATGCAGTTTGGAAATAATGGTGAAGGTGCTGAGCCCTCAGCAGGAGGGCAGTTTG AATCCCTCACGTTCGACATGGAGCTGACCTCGGAGTGCGCTACCTCCCCCATGTGA
- the STAT3 gene encoding signal transducer and activator of transcription 3 isoform X2: MAQWNQLQQLDTRYLEQLHQLYSDSFPMELRQFLAPWIESQDWAYAASKESHATLVFHNLLGEIDQQYSRFLQESNVLYQHNLRRIKQFLQSRYLEKPMEIARIVARCLWEESRLLQTAATAAQQGGQANHPTAAVVTEKQQMLEQHLQDVRKRVQDLEQKMKVVENLQDDFDFNYKTLKSQGDMQDLNGNSQSVTRQKMQQLEQMLTALDQMRRSIVSELAGLLSAMEYVQKTLTDEELADWKRRQQIACIGGPPNICLDRLENWITSLAESQLQTRQQIKKLEELQQKVSYKGDPIVQHRPMLEERIVELFRNLMKSAFVVERQPCMPMHPDRPLVIKTGVQFTTKVRLLVKFPELNYQLKIKVCIDKDSGDVAALRGSRKFNILGTNTKVMNMEESNNGSLSAEFKHLTLREQRCGNGGRANCDASLIVTEELHLITFETEVYHQGLKIDLETHSLPVVVISNICQMPNAWASILWYNMLTNNPKNVNFFTKPPIGTWDQVAEVLSWQFSSTTKRGLSIEQLTTLAEKLLGPGVNYSGCQITWAKFCKENMAGKGFSFWVWLDNIIDLVKKYILALWNEGYIMGFISKERERAILSTKPPGTFLLRFSESSKEGGVTFTWVEKDISGKTQIQSVEPYTKQQLNNMSFAEIIMGYKIMDATNILVSPLVYLYPDIPKEEAFGKYCRPESQEHPEADPGAAPYLKTKFICVTPTTCSNTIDLPMSPRTLDSLMQFGNNGEGAEPSAGGQFESLTFDMELTSECATSPM; the protein is encoded by the exons gGCATATGCGGCCAGCAAAGAATCACATGCAACTTTGGTGTTTCATAATCTCTTGGGTGAAATTGACCAGCAGTATAGCCGCTTCTTGCAAGAGTCCAATGTTCTCTATCAGCACAACCTGCGAAGAATCAAGCAGTTCCTTCAG AGCAGATACCTTGAGAAGCCAATGGAGATTGCCCGAATTGTGGCCCGGTGCCTGTGGGAAGAGTCCCGCCTCCTCCAAACTGCAGCCACTGCAGCCCAG CAAGGGGGCCAGGCCAACCATCCCACAGCCGCCGTGGTGACGGAGAAGCAGCAAATGCTGGAGCAACACCTGCAGGATGTCCGGAAGCGTGTCCAG GATCTagaacagaaaatgaaagtgGTAGAGAATCTCCAGGATGACTTTGATTTCAACTACAAAACCCTCAAGAGTCAAGGAG acATGCAAGACCTGAATGGAAACAGCCAGTCAGTGACCAGGCAGAAGATGCAGCAGCTCGAGCAGATGCTTACTGCGCTGGACCAGATGCGGCGA AGCATCGTGAGTGAGTTGGCAGGGCTTTTGTCAGCTATGGAGTACGTACAGAAAACTCTCACGGATGAAGAGCTGGCGGACTGGAAGAGGCGGCAGCAGATTGCTTGCATTGGAGGCCCTCCCAACATCTGCCTAGATCGGCTAGAAAACTG GATAACCTCATTGGCAGAATCTCAACTTCAGACCCGCCAACAAATTAAGAAACTGGAGGAGTTGCAGCAGAAAGTGAGCTACAAAGGGGATCCCATTGTACAGCACCGGCCAATGCTGGAGGAGAGAATTGTAGAGCTGTTTAGAAACTTAATGAAAAG tGCCTTCGTGGTAGAGCGGCAGCCCTGCATGCCTATGCATCCCGACCGGCCATTAGTCATCAAGACCGGTGTCCAGTTTACAACTAAAGTCAG atTGCTGGTCAAATTTCCTGAGCTAAATTATCAGCTTAAAATTAAAGTGTGCATTGACAA AGACTCCGGGGATGTTGCAGCTCTCAGAGG ATCCCGGAAATTTAACATCCTGGGCACAAACACGAAAGTGATGAACATGGAAGAGTCTAACAACGGCAGCCTCTCCGCAGAGTTCAAACACTTG ACCCTGAGAGAGCAGAGATGTGGTAACGGGGGCCGAGCCAACTGCGAC GCCTCCCTGATTGTGACTGAAGAGCTGCACCTGATCACCTTTGAGACTGAGGTGTATCACCAAGGCCTCAAGATTGACCTAGAG ACCCACTCCTTGCCAGTTGTGGTGATCTCCAACATCTGTCAGATGCCCAATGCCTGGGCATCCATCCTGTGGTATAACATGCTGACGAACAACCCCAAG AACGTGAACTTTTTCACCAAGCCCCCAATTGGAACGTGGGATCAAGTGGCCGAGGTGCTGAGCTGGCAGTTCTCCTCCACCACCAAGCGCGGGCTGAGCATCGAGCAGTTGACAACGCTGGCGGAGAAACTCTTAG gaccTGGTGTGAACTATTCAGGGTGTCAGATCACGTGGGCTAAATTTTGCAAA GAAAACATGGCCGGCAAAGGCTTCTCCTTCTGGGTCTGGCTGGACAATATCATTGACCTTGTGAAAAAGTACATCCTGGCCCTTTGGAATGAAGG GTACATAATGGGCTTTATCAGTAAGGAGAGGGAGCGGGCCATCTTGAGCACCAAGCCCCCAGGCACCTTCCTGCTGAGATTCAGTGAAAGCAGCAAAGAAGGAGGAGTCACCTTCACTTGGGTGGAGAAGGACATCAGCG GTAAGACCCAGATCCAGTCGGTGGAACCATACACCAAGCAGCAGCTGAACAACATGTCGTTTGCTGAAATCATCATGGGCTATAAGATCATGGATGCCACCAACATCCTCGTGTCTCCGCTGGTCTATCTCTACCCCGACATTCCAAAGGAGGAGGCGTTCGGAAAGTACTGCCGGCCAGAGAGCCAGGAGCATCCCGAAGCTGACCCAG GTGCTGCCCCATACCTGAAGACTAAGTTCATCTGTGTGACACC AACGACCTGCAGCAATACCATTGACCTGCCGATGTCCCCCCGCACTTTAGATTCATTGATGCAGTTTGGAAATAATGGTGAAGGTGCTGAGCCCTCAGCAGGAGGGCAGTTTG AATCCCTCACGTTCGACATGGAGCTGACCTCGGAGTGCGCTACCTCCCCCATGTGA
- the STAT3 gene encoding signal transducer and activator of transcription 3 isoform X3 — MAQWNQLQQLDTRYLEQLHQLYSDSFPMELRQFLAPWIESQDWAYAASKESHATLVFHNLLGEIDQQYSRFLQESNVLYQHNLRRIKQFLQSRYLEKPMEIARIVARCLWEESRLLQTAATAAQQGGQANHPTAAVVTEKQQMLEQHLQDVRKRVQDLEQKMKVVENLQDDFDFNYKTLKSQGDMQDLNGNSQSVTRQKMQQLEQMLTALDQMRRSIVSELAGLLSAMEYVQKTLTDEELADWKRRQQIACIGGPPNICLDRLENWITSLAESQLQTRQQIKKLEELQQKVSYKGDPIVQHRPMLEERIVELFRNLMKSAFVVERQPCMPMHPDRPLVIKTGVQFTTKVRLLVKFPELNYQLKIKVCIDKDSGDVAALRGSRKFNILGTNTKVMNMEESNNGSLSAEFKHLTLREQRCGNGGRANCDASLIVTEELHLITFETEVYHQGLKIDLETHSLPVVVISNICQMPNAWASILWYNMLTNNPKPPIGTWDQVAEVLSWQFSSTTKRGLSIEQLTTLAEKLLGPGVNYSGCQITWAKFCKENMAGKGFSFWVWLDNIIDLVKKYILALWNEGYIMGFISKERERAILSTKPPGTFLLRFSESSKEGGVTFTWVEKDISGKTQIQSVEPYTKQQLNNMSFAEIIMGYKIMDATNILVSPLVYLYPDIPKEEAFGKYCRPESQEHPEADPGSAAPYLKTKFICVTPTTCSNTIDLPMSPRTLDSLMQFGNNGEGAEPSAGGQFESLTFDMELTSECATSPM; from the exons gGCATATGCGGCCAGCAAAGAATCACATGCAACTTTGGTGTTTCATAATCTCTTGGGTGAAATTGACCAGCAGTATAGCCGCTTCTTGCAAGAGTCCAATGTTCTCTATCAGCACAACCTGCGAAGAATCAAGCAGTTCCTTCAG AGCAGATACCTTGAGAAGCCAATGGAGATTGCCCGAATTGTGGCCCGGTGCCTGTGGGAAGAGTCCCGCCTCCTCCAAACTGCAGCCACTGCAGCCCAG CAAGGGGGCCAGGCCAACCATCCCACAGCCGCCGTGGTGACGGAGAAGCAGCAAATGCTGGAGCAACACCTGCAGGATGTCCGGAAGCGTGTCCAG GATCTagaacagaaaatgaaagtgGTAGAGAATCTCCAGGATGACTTTGATTTCAACTACAAAACCCTCAAGAGTCAAGGAG acATGCAAGACCTGAATGGAAACAGCCAGTCAGTGACCAGGCAGAAGATGCAGCAGCTCGAGCAGATGCTTACTGCGCTGGACCAGATGCGGCGA AGCATCGTGAGTGAGTTGGCAGGGCTTTTGTCAGCTATGGAGTACGTACAGAAAACTCTCACGGATGAAGAGCTGGCGGACTGGAAGAGGCGGCAGCAGATTGCTTGCATTGGAGGCCCTCCCAACATCTGCCTAGATCGGCTAGAAAACTG GATAACCTCATTGGCAGAATCTCAACTTCAGACCCGCCAACAAATTAAGAAACTGGAGGAGTTGCAGCAGAAAGTGAGCTACAAAGGGGATCCCATTGTACAGCACCGGCCAATGCTGGAGGAGAGAATTGTAGAGCTGTTTAGAAACTTAATGAAAAG tGCCTTCGTGGTAGAGCGGCAGCCCTGCATGCCTATGCATCCCGACCGGCCATTAGTCATCAAGACCGGTGTCCAGTTTACAACTAAAGTCAG atTGCTGGTCAAATTTCCTGAGCTAAATTATCAGCTTAAAATTAAAGTGTGCATTGACAA AGACTCCGGGGATGTTGCAGCTCTCAGAGG ATCCCGGAAATTTAACATCCTGGGCACAAACACGAAAGTGATGAACATGGAAGAGTCTAACAACGGCAGCCTCTCCGCAGAGTTCAAACACTTG ACCCTGAGAGAGCAGAGATGTGGTAACGGGGGCCGAGCCAACTGCGAC GCCTCCCTGATTGTGACTGAAGAGCTGCACCTGATCACCTTTGAGACTGAGGTGTATCACCAAGGCCTCAAGATTGACCTAGAG ACCCACTCCTTGCCAGTTGTGGTGATCTCCAACATCTGTCAGATGCCCAATGCCTGGGCATCCATCCTGTGGTATAACATGCTGACGAACAACCCCAAG CCCCCAATTGGAACGTGGGATCAAGTGGCCGAGGTGCTGAGCTGGCAGTTCTCCTCCACCACCAAGCGCGGGCTGAGCATCGAGCAGTTGACAACGCTGGCGGAGAAACTCTTAG gaccTGGTGTGAACTATTCAGGGTGTCAGATCACGTGGGCTAAATTTTGCAAA GAAAACATGGCCGGCAAAGGCTTCTCCTTCTGGGTCTGGCTGGACAATATCATTGACCTTGTGAAAAAGTACATCCTGGCCCTTTGGAATGAAGG GTACATAATGGGCTTTATCAGTAAGGAGAGGGAGCGGGCCATCTTGAGCACCAAGCCCCCAGGCACCTTCCTGCTGAGATTCAGTGAAAGCAGCAAAGAAGGAGGAGTCACCTTCACTTGGGTGGAGAAGGACATCAGCG GTAAGACCCAGATCCAGTCGGTGGAACCATACACCAAGCAGCAGCTGAACAACATGTCGTTTGCTGAAATCATCATGGGCTATAAGATCATGGATGCCACCAACATCCTCGTGTCTCCGCTGGTCTATCTCTACCCCGACATTCCAAAGGAGGAGGCGTTCGGAAAGTACTGCCGGCCAGAGAGCCAGGAGCATCCCGAAGCTGACCCAGGTA GTGCTGCCCCATACCTGAAGACTAAGTTCATCTGTGTGACACC AACGACCTGCAGCAATACCATTGACCTGCCGATGTCCCCCCGCACTTTAGATTCATTGATGCAGTTTGGAAATAATGGTGAAGGTGCTGAGCCCTCAGCAGGAGGGCAGTTTG AATCCCTCACGTTCGACATGGAGCTGACCTCGGAGTGCGCTACCTCCCCCATGTGA